In Marinobacter antarcticus, the sequence CGCTGGTGCCTGTGTTTACCTCCATTGTTGCGGTGTTCCTGCAGCTGGGCGCACTAAGACTTCTGGGCTACGGTCTGGACCCATACTCGGTACTGGTGCCTTTCCTGGTCTTTGCTATTGGCATCAGTCACGGCGTACAGATTGTAAACGCCATGGCGGTCGAAGCCGCGAAAGGTTTCGATGCCGAGACCGCTGCCCGCCTCGCGTTCCGCGCGCTTTATATTCCCGGCATGCTGGCGCTGGTTTCCGATGCCTTCGGTTTCCTTACCCTGTTTTTTATCGAGATCGATGTTATCCGTGATCTGGCCATAGCGGCTGGTCTGGGTGTGGCTTTCGTTATCATCACCAACCTGGTGCTTCATGTTCTCATCATGTCCTACCTTGGTATTTCCAAAGGTGGTATTCGCCATGTGCAGAATCAGGGCGAAAAGCAGGATCGCAAATGGCGTTTGATGTCGTACTTCGCCCATCCCGGGGTTGCACCGATTTCGCTGCTCATTGCCGTGATTGGGTTAGGGCTTGGTCTTTACTACAAGCAGGGCCTGAAGGTAGGGGATCTTGATCAGGGTGCGCCTGAGCTTCGTGCCGACTCGCGCTACAATCTGGATAACGCTTACATCATCGATAACTATTCCACCAGTGCAGATGTGCTGGTCGTGATGGTCAAAACGCCAGAAGAGCAATGCACCCAGTACAATGTTTTGCGGGCCATGGATTCACTGCAGTGGGAACTGCAGAACACGCCGGGCGTGCAGTCCTCTGTCTCGCTTGCGGACGTTTCCAAGATCGTAACCAAGGCTCTGAATGAGGGTAACTGGAAGTGGTATGAGATTTCCCGCAACCAGACCATCATCAACGCGTCCATCCGTGAGGCACCATCCGGTCTTATCAACACCAACTGCAGTCTGACTCCGGTCCTGGTGTTCCTGGAAGATCACAAAGCAGAAACGCTTGAAACCGTGGTTGAGAGAGTTGAGGTGTTCGCCGAGGCAAACAGCGATGAAGATCACACCTTCCTGCTGGCAGCAGGTAACGCAGGCGTTGAAGCGGCGACCAACGAGGTTATTGCCAATGCCAAGGATATGATGCTTATCCTGGTTTATAGCGTGGTGAGCCTGATGTGCTTGGTTACCTTCCGCTCCATACGGGCTGTGCTGTGTATTGTGGTTCCGCTGGGGCTGACGTCGGTTCTCTGTGAGGCAATCATGTCTGTGTCGGGTATCGGTATCAAGGTGGCAACTCTGCCGGTTATTGCACTTGGTGTAGGTATTGGTGTGGACTACGGCATCTATATCTACAGCAAGCTGGAAAAATATTTGCTGGAAGGTAAAACGCTTCAGGATGCCTATTTCGAGACCCTGCGTTCAACTGGTAAGGCTGTCATATTTACCGGTATAACGCTCGGGCTTGGCGTAGTAACCTGGATCTTCTCGCCGATCAAGTTCCAGGCGGACATGGGTTTCCTGCTGTTCTTCATGTTCCTCTGGAATATGGTTGGAGCAATCTGGTTGCTGCCCGCGCTCGCGCGCTTCCTGCTGCGGCCGGATCAAATGATCGCGAAAGCACGCGCTGCAAAATAGAAATTGAAGCCAGTTACAAAAAGCCCGCATTGCGGGCTTTTTGTTGTTTGCTCAATTGGTTAGCGTCCTAATCCATACTTTATTTATCGTATAAATTGGTCTATGTTCTATGATGAGCGTGATACTTGCCCGCTTGCTCAGGCGGGCAGTTGATGACAACGATGAAAATAAGGAATGATCCACATGACACTGAAACTTAAAGCCTCCGCATTTGCAGTTGCTGCGGCTGTCAGCCTGGGAGCTGCCTCTACCGCAGTTTCCGCGCAGGAACAACGCTTTGTAACTATCGGAACCGGTGGCGTCACCGGTGTTTATTATCCGGCAGGTGGTGCTATTTGCCGTTTGGTCAATATGGACCGTAAAGAGCACGGTATCCGTTGCTCTGTAGAGAGTACGGGCGGCTCCGTATACAACCTGAATGCTATCCGACAGGGCGAACTTGATCTCGCGGTTGCCCAGTCTGACTGGCAATACCACGCATATAACGGCACTAGCCAGTTCAAGGACGATGGTCCTAACACAAAGCTGCGGGCCGTATTCTCCCTGCATCCCGAGCCGTTCACCGTAGTGGCCAGTAAAGGTTCCGGTATCAAGAGCTTTGAGGATCTCGCCGGCAAGCGGGTCTCCGTCGGCAATCCGGGTTCTGGTCAGCGCGCTACAGCCGAGGTGCTGATGGATGAAATGGGCTGGACCATGGACAAGTTCTCTCTGGCAGCCGAGCTCAAGGCCGCTGAGCAGTCCCAAGCCCTGTGCGATGGTAATATAGATGCCTTCTTCTACACCGTGGGCCATCCATCCGGTGCTATCAAGGAAGCAACTACTTCGTGTGACAGTGTTCTGGTGAACGTGGATAATAAAGCATCCAGAAAGCTGATTGATGACAATCCATACTATCGGAAAGCGATCATTCCCGGTGGCATGTATCGTGGTTCTGATGACGACGTGACCACCTTTGGTGTGGCAGCGACGTTTGTATCGTCTACTGATGTGCCCGACGAAGTGGTATACGAAGTGGTTAAGGCAGTGTTTGAAAACTTTGACAGCTTCAAGCGCCTGCATCCGGCCTTTAATAACCTGAATAAAGAAGAAATGGTATCCGACGCGCTGAGTGCACCCCTGCACCCGGGCGCCGTTAAGTACTACAAAGAAGCTGGCCTGATCCAGTAAGTCTGACCCCTGCCGCCGGAGCACCGCATGAGTGCCCGGCGGTCATTCCGCTTACCCGATTACTCATTAACAGGACCCTGCTATGACCGATAGCGAGCCGAAATCCGGGGGTGCCATCAACCAACAGGGCGTGGAACAGTTCCTTCAAACCGAAACCGGGGGAAGGGCGGCCACCGGGCCTGCTGCCATTGTTCTGTTCACGGTGCCTTTGCTGTGGTCTCTTTTTCAGCTATGGATAGCCTCGCCACTGCCCTTTATTCTGGAATTCGGTGTATTTAACTCCACCGAAGCCCGCTCTATCCACCTGGCGTTCGCTTCGTTTCTGGCGTTTGCTGCCTTTCCCATGTTCAAAGGCAGGCACACCAACCACGTGCCCTTTTACGACTGGTTTCTGGCGTTTGGCGCGGCGTTTACCGCCTCTTATCTTTACGTTTTCTATGACCAACTCTCTAGTCGTCCTGGCGCACCTGAAACTCAGGACCTGGTTGTTGCCCTGACCGGTCTGGTATTCCTGCTGGAAGCTACCCGCCGCTCACTGGGCCTACCGCTTGCAGTGGTTGCTACTGTGTTTATTATTTACGCCCTGGGCGGGCCTTTCATGCCCGATGTTATTGCTCACAAGGGCGCCAGCCTGAGTAAGTTGGCTTCGCACATGTGGCTGGGCACCGAAGGCGTATTTGGCGTGGCACTGGGCGTGTCCACCAGTTTCGTTTTCCTGTTTGTGCTGTTTGGTGCACTACTGGAGCGTGCCGGCGCCGGTAATTACTTTATAAAAGTTGCTTACGCCATGCTTGGTCACATGCGCGGTGGTCCTGCCAAAGCGGCGGTGGTGGCCAGTGGCCTTAGCGGTATTATTTCCGGTTCATCCATCGCCAACGTTGTCACCACCGGCACCTTCACCATCCCGCTGATGAAGAAAGTGGGTTTTCCGGCAACAAAAGCCGGCGCTGTGGAAGTGGCCGCCTCGACCAACGGTCAGCTGACGCCGCCGATCATGGGCGCCGCCGCGTTCTTGATGGTCGAATACGTGGGTATTTCTTACCTTGAAGTGATCAAGCACGCCATTCTGCCGGCGATGATTTCCTATGTGGCGCTGATTTATATCGTGCACCTGGAAGCCTGCAAGATGAACATGAAGGGCGTTGAGCGGCTCAACAAGCCGACTCTGGCCCAGCGCATGCTGATGTGGGTGATGATTCTGTTGGGGCTGAGCGTGCTTACCCTGGTGGTGTATTACGGCGTTGGCTGGACGAAAGATGTGTTCGGCAGCGCTGCTATGTGGGTGCTTACGCCGCTAATGGTAGCAATCTACATTGCGCTTGTGGGTTATGGAGCGCGCTTCCCTGATCTGGAAGAAGATGACCCGGATTCACTGATGGACAAGTTGCCACCGGTAGGGGATACGGTAAAAACCGGTTTGTACTTCCTGTTACCGGTCGTGGTGCTGGTATGGTGCCTGACGGTAGAACGTTTCTCGCCGCAGCTGTCGGCCTTCTGGGCCACGGTGTTCATGGTATTTATCATCGTTACCCAGCGCCCGCTGAAAGCGTTCTTCACCAGCCGTGACCAACCGGGCGGTGCCCATTACCTGGGCGGCCTGAAGCAAGGCGGTGCTGACCTGACGCACTCGCTGGTCACCGGCGCACGCAACATGGTGGGTATTGGTGTCGCCACCGCCACCGCTGGCATCGTGGTAGGTACGGTCACGCTAACCGGTATTGGCCTGGTGATGACCCAGTTTGTGGAATTCATCTCCGGCGGTAACCTGCTGTTGATGCTGGGCTTCACCGCCATTATCAGCCTGATACTGGGCATGGGCTTGCCAACCACGGCCAACTACATTGTGGTGTCTACCCTGATGGCCCCGGTTATTGTCACCCTGGGCGCGGAAAATGGCCTGCTGGTGCCATTGATTGCGGTGCACCTGTTCGTGTTTTACTTCGGTATTCTTGCCGACGATACGCCGCCGGTGGGCCTTGCCGCCTACGCCGCGGCCGCCATATCGGGGGCAGACCCGATACGAACGGGTATACAGGGCTTTACCTACGACATACGAACCGCCATCCTGCCGTTCATGTTCATCTTCAACACCCAGTTGTTGCTGATCGGGCTGACAGGCTGGTTCGACCTGCTGGTAACAATATTCAGCGCGGTCACCGCCATGCTGGTGTTCTCTGCAGCCACCCAGGGGTTCTGGTTCACCAAAACCCGCTGGTGGGAAACTATTGGCCTGCTGCTGATTACGTTCACCCTGTTCCGCCCCGGCTTCTGGTGGGATGAAATCTACCCGCCAACCAACGACCGTCCCGGCGTGGAGCTGCTTCAGCATGTAAATGAAGTAGCGCCGGGTCAGCCGATCATCCTGCGGGCCTCGGGTATGTCCCTATCTGGCGATGAAACCTCGAAGTATCTTCAGTTACCACTGCCAGCGGCGGATACGCCTGAACAGCGGTTGGCGGCAGCCGGGCTGGAAGTATCCCCGTCGGGCGAGGTAATGAACGTGGAGTTCGTCAGCTTTAGCAGCGATGCGGGAAAAGCCGGGCTCAGTTTCGGCTGGACCATCGACACCGTGCAGGTGGAAAACCCGCGACCGCCAAAAGAGCTGATGTTCATCCCCGCACTGATGTTGCTGGGCCTGCTGGCCTTTACACAATTGCGACGCAGGGCCGGTGAAGGTGAACGTCCAGCGTTCGTGCCATCGCGCTAAGCCAGCGGGCACGGCAAACAGGGCTCTAGGCAAAACCCGGCATTAACCTGCCGGGTTTTTTTCTGCTAGACTTGCTGCCATTCTTGGCACCGCGGTTTGTATCGTGGCGGCCATTCACACAAGTGGTCTTTGGTATAGATCACCGCTGAGCACCTCTCAGGAGCGTACCATGCCCGTAGTAACTCTGCCTGATGGCAGCCATCGCAGTTTTGCCGAACCCGTCAGCGTACACGACGTGGCCGCCGATATCGGTGCAGGCCTGGCCAAGGCCGCATTGGCTGGTAAAGTCGACGGCAGTCTGGTGGATACCAGTTACCTGATCGAAAACGACACCGATCTGGCCATTATCACCGAGCGTGACGCAGACGGCCTTGAGGTAATTCGCCACTCTACCGCCCACCTGCTAGCTATGGCGGTGAAGGAGCTTTTCCCGGAAGCCCAGGTCACCATTGGCCCGGTTGTGGATGACGGTTTTTACTACGATTTCAAATACGATCGCCCGTTTATCAACGAAGACTTGGCGCGTATTGAAAAGCGCATGACGGAACTGGCCAAGCAGGATCTGCCGGTTTCCCGTTCGGTGATGTCCCGCAGCGACGCTGTTGCACTGTTCACCGATATGGGTGAAGAGTACAAAGTTCGCATTATTGAAGATATTCCCGGTGAAGAAGACCTGTCGTTCTACCGCCAGGGCGATTTCATCGACCTGTGCCGCGGCCCTCACGTGCCCAGCACCGGCAAAATGAAAGCCTTCAAGTTGACCAAAGTGGCCGGCGCGTACTGGCGTGGCGATACCAGCAACGAGCAACTGCAGCGCGTGTATGGCACCGCTTGGGCCAACAAGAAAGATCTGAAAGCTTACCTGCACCGCATTGAAGAAGCCGAAAAGCGTGACCACCGCAAAGTGGGCAAAAAACTGGGCCTGTTTCACATGCAGGAAGAAGCCCCGGGCATGGTGTTCTGGCATCCGGACGGCTGGACCATTTATCAGAAAATGGAACAGTACATGCGCGATATTCTGCGTCGCCACGGCTACCAGGAAATAAAAACACCGCAGATTGTGTCCCGTACACTGTGGGAAAAATCCGGCCACTGGGATAAGTTCAAAGAAGGCATGTTCACCACTGAGTCGGAAAAACACGACTTCGCTATCAAGCCCATGAACTGTCCGTGCCACATTCAGGTGTTCAACCAGGGCCTGAAAAGTTACAAAGATCTGCCCCTGCGCCTGGCGGAATTTGGCTCTTGCCACCGCAACGAAGCTTCCGGCGCGTTGCACGGCCTGATGCGGGTGCGTGGCTTTACGCAAGACGACGCTCACATCTTCTGTGAAGAAGACGCCATCCAGCACGAAGTGTCGAAGTTTATCGACCTGTTGCACGAAGTGTACAAAGACTTCGGCTTCACCGAGATTCTGTACAAGCTGTCCACGCGCCCGGAAAAACGCGTGGGTTCTGACGAAGTGTGGGACAAATCCGAAGCCGCACTGGAAGAATCCCTGAACCGCGAAGGCGTTGAGTGGGAGCTTTTACCGGGTGAGGGCGCCTTTTACGGGCCAAAAATCGAGTTCTCCCTGAAAGACTGTATCGGGCGGGTATGGCAATGCGGCACCATTCAGGTAGACTTCAGCATGCCGGGCCGCTTGGGTGCGCAATATGTAGCGGATAATTCCGAGCGTAAAACACCGGTTATGCTGCACCGTGCCGTACTTGGCTCGTTCGAGCGGTTTATCGGTATCCTGATTGAGGAGTACGAGGGCGCGTTCCCGACATGGCTGGCTCCAACTCAGGTGGCAATTCTCAATATTACCGATAATCAGCGTGATTATTGTCAGAATCTGGCGGAAAAGTTGGATTCTTTGGGCTTTAGGGTTAATGCTGACTTGAGAAACGAGAAGATCGGCTTTAAAATCCGCGAGCATACTATTAACAAAGTTCCCTACCTTGTCGTTGTCGGCGATAAAGAAGTCGAGAGCAACGCCGTTGCGGTGAGAACCCGCAAAGGTGAAGATTTGGGAACCCTATCGCTCGAAGCGTTCGAGCAGCTTCTGAAAGAAGATGTTGAGCGCAAGGGCAGAATCAAGACGGAGATTTGACTATTAAACAGCGAACGAATCGGGGTGGGCGTACTCCAAAGGCGCCGATCAATGAGAATATTGATGCAACTGAAGTCCGCCTGATCGATGCCGAAGGCAATCAGGTAGGTGTAGTTCCGATCGAAGACGCCCTCAAGATGGCAGAGGAGGCGACCCTGGATCTGGTACAGGTTACAGATTCCGATCCGATCGTCTGTAAAATAATGGACTATGGCAAAAAAGTCTTCGACGAGAAAAAGGCGAAGGCTGCTGCCAAGAAAAAGCAGAAACAGACGCAAGTCAAAGAGCTTAAGTTCCGACCAGGAACTGAAGAAGGGGATTATCAGGTAAAACTACGCAACCTGGTACGTTTCCTTGAAGGCGGGGACCGCGGCAAAATCACTATCCGCTTCCGTGGCCGTGAGATGGCACACCAGGAAATTGGTATGAAGCTCATGGAACGCATCGAAGCAGATATTGATTCGCTGGCTCAGGTCGAAATGCGGCCGAAAATGGAAGGCCGGCAGATGACCATGATTGTGGCTCCCCGCAAAAAGAAGTGAATCTGACTCAATGATTCATCCCCTGCACCAAGCGGGGGATTTGTCGTTCAGGTTCACATTGATGTATCTAAAAACAGAATGCGGAGTTTTAAAAAATGTCTAAGATGAAAACCAAAAGTGGAGCGGCCAAGCGGTTCAAGAAAACTGCTACCGGCTTCAAGCACAAGTCGTCCTTCACCAGTCATATCTTGACCAAGAAGAGCCCGAAGCGTAAGCGTCAGCTCCGCGGTACCAAGCTGATTGCCAGGTCTGATGTGGCTGCAGTCAAGCGTATGCTCGCGTCATAAACGCTCACCGTACCTGAAAAGGTCAAGAAGGTAGAAGGAATTAAGTATGGCTCGTGTTAAGCGTGGCGTGGTTGCACGTCGTCGTCACAAGAAGATTTTAAAGCAGGCCAAGGGTTACTACGGTGCCCGTAGCCGTGTGTTCCGCGTTGCCAAGCAAGCGGTTATCAAAGCCGGTCAGTATGCGTATCGCGACCGTCGTAACCGTAAGCGTTCATTCCGCGCACTGTGGATTGCTCGTATCAACGCTGGCGCTCGTGTCAACGGCCTGTCATACAGCCGTTTGATCGCTGGCCTGAAAAAGGCGAACGTTGAGATTGATCGTAAGGTTCTGGCTGATCTGGCCATGAACGAGCAGCAGGCATTTGCTGCTGTAGTTGAGAAAGCAAAAGCATCTCTTTGATCGCTTAGCTCTTTCATCGATTACGAATCGAACCGGTGTCAGGCGCTGATTTATCAGCCCAACAGGCACCGTTTAATAGGGGAAGGGCACGCTCTTCCCCTATTTTTGTTTCAAGATTTCAAATTTTGAAATCCTCACTTCTGGTTTGGAGCAGGGTCAATGGAAAACCTGGAGCAATTGGTTCAGGGCGGTTTGACGGCAGTAGAGAAAGCCGAAAGCTTGCAGGCGCTTGATCAAATTCGTGTTGAATACCTCGGCAAGAAAGGCGTTATTACTCAGCAAGCCAAAACGCTGGGCAAACTCTCTGCAGAAGAGCGTC encodes:
- the infC gene encoding translation initiation factor IF-3, with amino-acid sequence MTIKQRTNRGGRTPKAPINENIDATEVRLIDAEGNQVGVVPIEDALKMAEEATLDLVQVTDSDPIVCKIMDYGKKVFDEKKAKAAAKKKQKQTQVKELKFRPGTEEGDYQVKLRNLVRFLEGGDRGKITIRFRGREMAHQEIGMKLMERIEADIDSLAQVEMRPKMEGRQMTMIVAPRKKK
- a CDS encoding efflux RND transporter permease subunit, whose amino-acid sequence is MSNPNHDRGDHYLTTPKAEPFLERLIFNNRAVILIGFLLLTVFLGYNAVKIQPDASFERMIPLEHPYVINMLDHRNDLENLGNFVRIAVETKTGDIFSAEYMETLKQITDEVFYLDGVDRSGLKTLWTSNVRWVEVTEQGFQGGTVIPDGYDGSPASLEQLRQNILRSNEVGRLVSDNFQSTIVYAPLYEKNPETGEPLDYATFSRQLEEKIRDKYKEQNPNIDIHIVGFAKKVGDLIEGIGSIAWFAGITILLTTLLLFWYSRSITGTLVPVFTSIVAVFLQLGALRLLGYGLDPYSVLVPFLVFAIGISHGVQIVNAMAVEAAKGFDAETAARLAFRALYIPGMLALVSDAFGFLTLFFIEIDVIRDLAIAAGLGVAFVIITNLVLHVLIMSYLGISKGGIRHVQNQGEKQDRKWRLMSYFAHPGVAPISLLIAVIGLGLGLYYKQGLKVGDLDQGAPELRADSRYNLDNAYIIDNYSTSADVLVVMVKTPEEQCTQYNVLRAMDSLQWELQNTPGVQSSVSLADVSKIVTKALNEGNWKWYEISRNQTIINASIREAPSGLINTNCSLTPVLVFLEDHKAETLETVVERVEVFAEANSDEDHTFLLAAGNAGVEAATNEVIANAKDMMLILVYSVVSLMCLVTFRSIRAVLCIVVPLGLTSVLCEAIMSVSGIGIKVATLPVIALGVGIGVDYGIYIYSKLEKYLLEGKTLQDAYFETLRSTGKAVIFTGITLGLGVVTWIFSPIKFQADMGFLLFFMFLWNMVGAIWLLPALARFLLRPDQMIAKARAAK
- a CDS encoding TAXI family TRAP transporter solute-binding subunit; translated protein: MTLKLKASAFAVAAAVSLGAASTAVSAQEQRFVTIGTGGVTGVYYPAGGAICRLVNMDRKEHGIRCSVESTGGSVYNLNAIRQGELDLAVAQSDWQYHAYNGTSQFKDDGPNTKLRAVFSLHPEPFTVVASKGSGIKSFEDLAGKRVSVGNPGSGQRATAEVLMDEMGWTMDKFSLAAELKAAEQSQALCDGNIDAFFYTVGHPSGAIKEATTSCDSVLVNVDNKASRKLIDDNPYYRKAIIPGGMYRGSDDDVTTFGVAATFVSSTDVPDEVVYEVVKAVFENFDSFKRLHPAFNNLNKEEMVSDALSAPLHPGAVKYYKEAGLIQ
- the thrS gene encoding threonine--tRNA ligase, which encodes MPVVTLPDGSHRSFAEPVSVHDVAADIGAGLAKAALAGKVDGSLVDTSYLIENDTDLAIITERDADGLEVIRHSTAHLLAMAVKELFPEAQVTIGPVVDDGFYYDFKYDRPFINEDLARIEKRMTELAKQDLPVSRSVMSRSDAVALFTDMGEEYKVRIIEDIPGEEDLSFYRQGDFIDLCRGPHVPSTGKMKAFKLTKVAGAYWRGDTSNEQLQRVYGTAWANKKDLKAYLHRIEEAEKRDHRKVGKKLGLFHMQEEAPGMVFWHPDGWTIYQKMEQYMRDILRRHGYQEIKTPQIVSRTLWEKSGHWDKFKEGMFTTESEKHDFAIKPMNCPCHIQVFNQGLKSYKDLPLRLAEFGSCHRNEASGALHGLMRVRGFTQDDAHIFCEEDAIQHEVSKFIDLLHEVYKDFGFTEILYKLSTRPEKRVGSDEVWDKSEAALEESLNREGVEWELLPGEGAFYGPKIEFSLKDCIGRVWQCGTIQVDFSMPGRLGAQYVADNSERKTPVMLHRAVLGSFERFIGILIEEYEGAFPTWLAPTQVAILNITDNQRDYCQNLAEKLDSLGFRVNADLRNEKIGFKIREHTINKVPYLVVVGDKEVESNAVAVRTRKGEDLGTLSLEAFEQLLKEDVERKGRIKTEI
- the rplT gene encoding 50S ribosomal protein L20, with protein sequence MARVKRGVVARRRHKKILKQAKGYYGARSRVFRVAKQAVIKAGQYAYRDRRNRKRSFRALWIARINAGARVNGLSYSRLIAGLKKANVEIDRKVLADLAMNEQQAFAAVVEKAKASL
- the rpmI gene encoding 50S ribosomal protein L35 produces the protein MSKMKTKSGAAKRFKKTATGFKHKSSFTSHILTKKSPKRKRQLRGTKLIARSDVAAVKRMLAS
- a CDS encoding TRAP transporter permease, with the translated sequence MTDSEPKSGGAINQQGVEQFLQTETGGRAATGPAAIVLFTVPLLWSLFQLWIASPLPFILEFGVFNSTEARSIHLAFASFLAFAAFPMFKGRHTNHVPFYDWFLAFGAAFTASYLYVFYDQLSSRPGAPETQDLVVALTGLVFLLEATRRSLGLPLAVVATVFIIYALGGPFMPDVIAHKGASLSKLASHMWLGTEGVFGVALGVSTSFVFLFVLFGALLERAGAGNYFIKVAYAMLGHMRGGPAKAAVVASGLSGIISGSSIANVVTTGTFTIPLMKKVGFPATKAGAVEVAASTNGQLTPPIMGAAAFLMVEYVGISYLEVIKHAILPAMISYVALIYIVHLEACKMNMKGVERLNKPTLAQRMLMWVMILLGLSVLTLVVYYGVGWTKDVFGSAAMWVLTPLMVAIYIALVGYGARFPDLEEDDPDSLMDKLPPVGDTVKTGLYFLLPVVVLVWCLTVERFSPQLSAFWATVFMVFIIVTQRPLKAFFTSRDQPGGAHYLGGLKQGGADLTHSLVTGARNMVGIGVATATAGIVVGTVTLTGIGLVMTQFVEFISGGNLLLMLGFTAIISLILGMGLPTTANYIVVSTLMAPVIVTLGAENGLLVPLIAVHLFVFYFGILADDTPPVGLAAYAAAAISGADPIRTGIQGFTYDIRTAILPFMFIFNTQLLLIGLTGWFDLLVTIFSAVTAMLVFSAATQGFWFTKTRWWETIGLLLITFTLFRPGFWWDEIYPPTNDRPGVELLQHVNEVAPGQPIILRASGMSLSGDETSKYLQLPLPAADTPEQRLAAAGLEVSPSGEVMNVEFVSFSSDAGKAGLSFGWTIDTVQVENPRPPKELMFIPALMLLGLLAFTQLRRRAGEGERPAFVPSR